One genomic region from Pyxicephalus adspersus chromosome 1, UCB_Pads_2.0, whole genome shotgun sequence encodes:
- the LOC140321818 gene encoding olfactory receptor 1G1-like, with amino-acid sequence MEKGNLTSGFILLGFSDLHYNQVAVFSTILVIYTLTWTANLLLLGSIKLSPHLHTPMYFFLGNLSVVDISFSTVTVPKLLSCILYGRTSISFLGCFLQMFFFLFLGVTESFFLAVMACDRYLAICYPLRYTLLMTDKVMVMMSALCWVAGSLHSLLHSFSLSALTYCEDRLIRHFLCDLTPLIKLSCSSTTLAELLIYTEGSMAGNIPFLFILISYVLIGWAILKIKNGSNRSKAFSSCSSHLMVICLFYGTIIFIYFRPPSDISSQYDRIVSMVYTIITPMLNPFIYSLRNQDVKYSLKKTLKKLFIKCFSRNKTNMILR; translated from the coding sequence ATGGAAAAAGGGAATCTAACCTCCGGCTTTATTCTTCTGGGCTTCTCAGACCTTCACTACAACCAAGTTGCTGTTTTCTCCACCATTCTGGTTATATACACCCTCACATGGACTGCTAACTTACTTTTATTGGGTTCTATTAAACTTTCTCCACACTTGCACACACCAATGTATTTCTTCTTAGGGAATTTGTCAGTAGTGGACATCTCTTTTTCTACAGTGACGGTTcccaagcttctgtcctgcattCTTTATGGAAGAACCTCAATCTCCTTCCTTGGTTGTTTCCTGCAGATGTTCTTCTTTCTGTTTCTGGGGGTCACTGAGAGTTTTTTCCTGGCAGTCATGGCTTGTGATCGATATTTGGCTATTTGTTACCCCCTGCGCTATACATTATTAATGACTGATAAAGTTATGGTTATGATGTCTGCATTGTGCTGGGTGGCAGGATCGCTCCATTCCTTATTACATAGTTTTAGTTTGTCAGCACTAACCTATTGTGAGGACAGACTGATCCGCCATTTCCTCTGTGACCTGACACCTCTTATCAAGTTGTCCTGTTCCAGTACTACCCTAGCTGAGCTCCTAATATACACGGAAGGTTCTATGGCTGGAAACATTCCATTCCTTTTCATTCTCATCTCCTATGTCCTCATTGGATGGgctatactgaaaataaaaaatggtagcAACCGAAGTAAAGCCTTCTCCTCCTGTTCCTCTCATCTCATGGTGATTTGCCTGTTCTATGGTaccatcattttcatttattttcgcCCTCCATCTGATATCTCCTCCCAATATGATCGTATTGTTAGCATGGTCTACACCATCATCACTCCAATGCTAAATCCTTTTATTTACAGCCTAAGGAACCAAGATGTGAAATACAGTCTCAAAAAGACTCTgaaaaaattattcataaaatgctTTTCTCGCAACAAAACTAATATGATATTAAGATAA